The following proteins are encoded in a genomic region of Diabrotica virgifera virgifera chromosome 1, PGI_DIABVI_V3a:
- the LOC126892194 gene encoding uncharacterized protein LOC126892194, whose protein sequence is MADKLKKYTFQRRMAMNDLETLLRLSNSSLTEVHKQSLFRVRYSELDDVLESFNKNHQNIVTNLLNSEPTDAQLDSEDIIRSQFLNDYYQIKANFADLFENDDNSQKNEQNIAASNAVQPPSNVRLPQLELVKFSGEFTSAITFFDLFDALVHRRPSVDDTEKLTYLIQSLEGPPLRLAKSLPLARENYVRIYDKLKNRYLNKRLRAMAHWCKIEEAPATIFKNSDSYSNLIDTFSENLSALENLGYKISDFVLAYKILTKLDEETHQRFELLHGSSEMPTFIQLSDFLESQCISFDSSLLSPCSPKDSNRKN, encoded by the coding sequence ATGGctgataaattgaaaaaatatacgtttcaAAGGAGAATGGCAATGAACGATTTAGAAACGTTATTGCGTTTATCCAATTCTTCTCTTACAGAGGTTCATAAGCAGTCGCTTTTTCGTGTTCGGTACTCAGAGTTAGACGATGTTTTGGAGAGTTTTAAtaaaaatcatcaaaacatcGTTACAAATCTTTTGAACTCTGAACCTACGGATGCTCAATTAGATTCTGAGGACATTATTCGTTCCCAATTTTTAAATGATTATTATCAGATCAAGGCTAATTTCGCGGATCTCTTTGAAAATGATGATAATAGTCAAAAAAATGAGCAAAATATCGCCGCTTCGAATGCAGTACAACCTCCTAGTAATGTTCGCTTGCCGCAGTTAGAATTAGTTAAATTTTCCGGTGAGTTTACGTCAGCAATTACTTTTTTTGACTTGTTCGATGCGCTTGTGCACCGTAGACCTAGCGTTGATGATACGGAAAAATTAACGTATTTGATTCAAAGTTTAGAAGGGCCTCCTTTAAGGTTAGCTAAATCCTTGCCTTTAGCTAGAGAAAATTATGTTAGGATttatgataaattaaaaaataggtatttaaatAAACGTTTGCGTGCAATGGCACATTGGTGCAAAATTGAGGAAGCTCCCGCAACTATATTTAAGAATTCTGATAGTTATAGTAATTTAATTGATACCTTTTCGGAAAATTTATCAGCTTTAGAAAATTTGGGTTATAAAATTTCGGATTTTGTGTTAGCTTACAAAATTCTCACCAAGCTTGACGAGGAGACTCACCAACGTTTTGAATTATTACATGGGTCTAGTGAAATGCCTACGTTTATTCAATTATCTGATTTCCTAGAAAGTCAATGCATTTCGTTTGACTCATCTTTGTTGTCGCCTTGTTCTCCCAAGGATTCTAATAGAAAAAATTAA